The following are encoded in a window of Flavobacterium psychrotrophum genomic DNA:
- a CDS encoding bifunctional aldolase/short-chain dehydrogenase, translating to MEKTFKYVDYLWDEAKASQLAGDEVALFLYRSNILGSDLRITNYGGGNTSCKTIEKDPLTNEEVEVMWVKGSGGDIGTLTRGGIAGLYTKRLRDLKNVYGGLADEDRMVGLFNHCIFDLDSKAPSIDTPLHGLLPFKHIDHLHPDALIAVAAAQNSEQVTKDIWGDTMGWVPWQRPGFDLGLQLEKCLADNPGIRGIVLGSHGLFTWGDTSYECYINSLEVIEAASAYIEKKIKEKGTVFGGQKVESLSAEERLDKAATLMPLLRGLASSENKMVGHFTDSDVVLQYINSNDLERLAPMGTSCPDHFLRTKIQPLVLDLSTDEDVYNTTEVLKKLEPAFAQYREEYKQYYESCKHANSPAMRDPNPVIIIYPGVGMFSFAKDKQTTRVASEFYVNAINVMRGAEAITAYTSLPRQEAFDIEYWLLEEAKLQRMPAEKPLSRRVAIVTGAAGGIGKAIADKLIQQGANVVLTDLSEENLQIALATYKRDLADGSVCDVTDEASITAAYKKACLAFGGVDIVVHSAGLAISKSLEDTTLKDWNLLQDVLVKGQFLMAQQGVAIMKKQGFGGDIVHIASKNGLVAGPNNVAYGTAKAGQQHMTRLLAAELAPDKIRVNTVNPDGVIVGSKIWEGEWAEGRAKAYGITVEELPAHYAKRNLLNEIILPEDIANGVFACVGILDKSTGGTINVDGGMANAFVR from the coding sequence ATGGAAAAAACATTTAAATATGTAGATTATTTATGGGACGAGGCAAAGGCATCTCAATTAGCAGGAGATGAGGTTGCCCTGTTCCTGTATCGTTCCAATATACTGGGGTCAGATCTAAGGATAACTAATTATGGCGGGGGCAATACCAGCTGTAAAACCATAGAAAAAGACCCGCTTACAAATGAAGAAGTAGAGGTAATGTGGGTAAAAGGAAGTGGTGGCGATATAGGCACCCTTACCCGTGGCGGCATTGCCGGATTATATACCAAGCGCCTGCGCGACCTTAAAAATGTATATGGCGGCCTGGCTGATGAAGACCGTATGGTGGGACTTTTTAACCATTGCATTTTTGACCTTGACAGCAAGGCACCATCTATAGATACACCACTGCATGGCTTGCTGCCGTTTAAGCATATAGACCACCTGCACCCAGATGCACTTATTGCGGTTGCTGCTGCACAAAACAGCGAACAGGTAACTAAAGACATTTGGGGCGACACTATGGGTTGGGTGCCGTGGCAACGTCCGGGTTTTGACCTTGGGCTTCAGTTAGAAAAATGCCTTGCAGATAATCCGGGCATCCGTGGTATTGTACTGGGCAGTCACGGGCTGTTTACCTGGGGCGATACGTCTTATGAATGTTATATTAACAGCCTTGAGGTTATCGAAGCGGCAAGTGCTTACATAGAGAAAAAGATAAAAGAAAAAGGGACTGTTTTTGGCGGACAGAAGGTGGAAAGCCTTTCGGCAGAAGAACGTCTTGATAAAGCCGCAACGCTGATGCCGCTACTACGCGGTTTGGCGTCGTCTGAAAATAAAATGGTTGGCCATTTTACCGATAGCGATGTGGTATTACAATACATTAACAGTAATGACCTTGAGCGCCTTGCACCTATGGGTACCAGCTGTCCGGATCACTTTTTGCGTACCAAGATACAGCCGCTTGTGCTTGATTTAAGTACGGATGAAGATGTGTATAATACGACGGAAGTACTAAAGAAACTGGAGCCTGCTTTTGCGCAGTACCGCGAAGAATACAAGCAATATTACGAAAGCTGTAAGCACGCTAACAGCCCGGCAATGCGCGATCCTAACCCCGTTATTATTATATATCCGGGAGTGGGGATGTTCAGTTTTGCTAAAGACAAGCAAACCACGCGTGTGGCCAGTGAGTTTTATGTAAACGCCATTAATGTTATGCGCGGTGCAGAGGCTATTACAGCCTATACTTCGCTGCCAAGGCAGGAAGCTTTTGATATTGAATACTGGCTGCTTGAAGAAGCGAAGCTACAGCGTATGCCTGCCGAAAAGCCACTGAGCCGCAGGGTTGCCATAGTAACCGGCGCAGCAGGAGGTATTGGTAAGGCTATTGCCGATAAATTAATTCAGCAGGGGGCTAATGTAGTACTGACCGACCTTAGTGAGGAGAACCTGCAAATTGCATTAGCAACCTATAAACGGGATTTGGCCGATGGATCAGTTTGCGATGTTACCGATGAAGCATCGATTACGGCGGCTTATAAAAAGGCCTGCCTTGCTTTTGGTGGTGTAGACATTGTTGTACATTCTGCGGGGCTTGCCATATCAAAATCATTAGAAGATACCACGCTAAAAGACTGGAACCTGCTGCAGGATGTACTTGTAAAAGGACAGTTCCTTATGGCGCAGCAAGGTGTAGCGATTATGAAAAAACAGGGCTTTGGCGGCGACATTGTGCATATAGCAAGCAAGAACGGACTCGTAGCGGGTCCTAATAATGTAGCTTATGGTACTGCTAAAGCAGGTCAGCAACACATGACGCGTCTGCTTGCCGCAGAACTTGCCCCGGATAAGATACGTGTAAATACTGTTAATCCTGATGGGGTAATTGTGGGCAGTAAAATATGGGAAGGCGAATGGGCCGAAGGCCGTGCCAAAGCATACGGCATTACAGTTGAAGAGCTGCCTGCGCATTATGCCAAGCGTAACCTGCTTAACGAAATTATATTGCCGGAAGATATAGCAAATGGTGTATTTGCCTGTGTGGGTATTTTAGATAAGAGCACCGGCGGCACCATTAACGTAGATGGCGGCATGGCAAATGCCTTTGTACGCTAA
- a CDS encoding GntR family transcriptional regulator — translation MSQTIELKINENSSIPKYKQIVDSILGDIKRGHIKLGEKIPSINELSEMCYLSRDTVEKAYKILRERQIIESVKGKGYYISNMDRINKINIFFLVNKPSTYKMMIYDSFVNAIGAHGQVDMYVYHCDETLFSNAIQRNLGNYDYYVVMSHFRDANSNHVSYTPETLSAMEQIPKDKLILLDNTKPGLDGKYSTIYQDFKNDIYHALNEGLEKILRYDKMILVYPQKSTHPYPRRIVHGFQQFCREHDIDFEILEEVYEDMEFTKRDIFITIQERDLVNLMRQVRNRNLTLGKDLGIISYNETPLKELLDITVISTDFKAMGECAAYMVLKNKKEQVKNVFKYIERNSL, via the coding sequence ATGTCGCAAACGATTGAACTCAAAATTAACGAAAATTCAAGTATTCCCAAATATAAGCAGATCGTTGATTCTATTTTGGGCGATATCAAGCGCGGCCATATAAAGTTAGGCGAAAAAATACCTTCTATTAACGAACTTAGCGAAATGTGCTACCTGTCTCGCGATACCGTAGAAAAGGCATACAAGATACTAAGGGAACGACAAATAATAGAATCTGTTAAGGGTAAAGGCTACTACATATCTAATATGGACAGGATAAATAAGATCAATATCTTTTTTCTTGTCAATAAGCCCAGCACTTACAAAATGATGATCTACGACAGTTTTGTAAATGCCATAGGCGCACATGGCCAGGTAGATATGTATGTATACCATTGTGACGAAACCCTGTTCTCTAACGCCATACAGCGCAACCTTGGCAATTATGATTACTATGTGGTAATGTCGCACTTTCGAGATGCCAACAGTAACCATGTAAGCTACACGCCCGAAACACTATCAGCCATGGAGCAGATACCCAAAGATAAACTCATATTATTAGATAATACCAAGCCGGGGCTTGATGGCAAGTACAGCACTATATACCAGGATTTTAAAAATGACATCTACCATGCCCTGAATGAAGGGCTTGAAAAAATATTGCGATATGACAAAATGATACTGGTATATCCGCAAAAATCAACACATCCGTATCCGAGGAGAATTGTACATGGTTTTCAGCAGTTTTGCCGCGAGCATGATATTGATTTTGAAATACTGGAAGAGGTATATGAAGATATGGAGTTTACCAAAAGGGATATTTTTATAACCATACAGGAGCGCGACCTTGTAAACCTTATGCGGCAGGTGCGCAACCGCAACCTTACACTGGGCAAAGACCTGGGCATTATATCGTATAACGAAACGCCACTCAAAGAACTTTTAGACATTACCGTTATTAGTACAGACTTTAAGGCTATGGGCGAATGTGCTGCCTATATGGTGCTTAAAAACAAGAAAGAACAGGTAAAAAACGTATTTAAATATATAGAGCGAAACTCACTTTAA
- a CDS encoding beta-glucosidase, translated as MKHKSVKILFIAFALWNANTYAQKTPQLGKDPIQKVIDAMTPEEKAHLLLGTEMLGATIDGKPRMHAPGAAGATYAIPRLGITALLLADGPAGLRIEPKRENDPNTYYATAFPVGTALASTWNTTLLEEVGKAIGSEVRDYGVDVLLAPAINIHRNPLCGRNFEYYSEDPVVAGEIAAAYIKGVQSQGVGTSIKHFAANNQETNRLSINEHISERAMREIYLRGFEIAVRKSQPWTVMSSYNKINGIYTSERKDLLWDILRQEWGFKGFVMSDWFGGYHDFAATGSKTSDVIAQMNAGNDVLMPGTKFQYDALVDAIKKGTLPKNVVDRNINSILQVVLKSPAFKKQKFSNKPDLVSNALIARNAAAEGMVLLKNESNTLPYNNKAQNIALFGITSYNFIAGGTGSGDVNEAYTISLLDGLSNAGFKADQGLKSLYVPFVANEADKERKRREDNGGILATPKKMPELLLQDDQIAKAADQNAVAIITVGRNSGENGDRQLAADFYLANDEITLLNKVSKHFHQKGKKVIVILNLGGVIETNSWKDKTDAILLAWQPGQESGNAVADVLSGRVNPSGKLTMTFPVDFNNNPSAANWPGTPATNPEEVSYEEGIYVGYRYFTTFGIKPSYEFGFGKSYSSFAYTGLKISAKELQDEVTVTATIKNSGQVAGKEVAELYISAPGISQDKPVKELKAFAKTSSLAPGASETVTFKLSKRDFASFNSITNTWTVEPGTYRIAVGSSSADLKLEGTINVAQEKAVEKVGDAFAQDSTLTEIKP; from the coding sequence ATGAAACACAAAAGTGTAAAGATCCTTTTTATTGCATTTGCATTATGGAATGCAAATACCTATGCCCAAAAAACGCCGCAACTGGGCAAAGACCCAATTCAAAAGGTTATTGATGCCATGACCCCTGAAGAAAAGGCACACCTGCTTTTAGGTACCGAAATGCTGGGTGCAACCATAGACGGTAAGCCACGGATGCATGCCCCGGGCGCCGCGGGTGCTACTTATGCAATTCCAAGGCTGGGTATTACCGCATTATTACTTGCCGATGGCCCTGCCGGCCTGCGTATAGAACCTAAAAGAGAAAACGACCCCAACACATATTACGCCACCGCATTTCCTGTGGGTACTGCATTAGCTTCAACCTGGAATACGACATTGCTCGAAGAAGTGGGCAAAGCCATAGGCAGCGAAGTGCGCGATTATGGTGTAGATGTATTACTGGCACCTGCCATCAACATTCACCGTAACCCATTGTGCGGCAGAAATTTTGAATACTACTCTGAAGACCCTGTAGTTGCCGGAGAAATTGCAGCGGCTTACATTAAGGGTGTGCAATCTCAGGGTGTGGGCACGTCTATAAAACACTTTGCCGCTAACAACCAGGAAACGAATCGCCTCTCAATTAATGAACACATAAGCGAAAGGGCAATGCGCGAAATTTACCTGCGTGGCTTTGAGATTGCCGTAAGGAAATCGCAACCCTGGACCGTAATGTCTTCTTACAACAAAATAAACGGCATATACACCTCAGAACGTAAAGACCTGCTTTGGGATATATTAAGGCAGGAATGGGGATTTAAGGGCTTTGTAATGTCAGACTGGTTTGGTGGTTACCATGATTTTGCCGCTACAGGCAGCAAGACGAGCGATGTAATAGCACAAATGAATGCCGGTAACGATGTACTGATGCCGGGTACAAAATTTCAATATGATGCATTAGTTGATGCCATTAAAAAAGGTACACTTCCTAAAAATGTTGTAGACCGTAACATTAACAGCATCCTGCAGGTTGTATTAAAATCGCCGGCATTTAAGAAACAGAAATTCAGCAATAAGCCCGACCTTGTAAGCAATGCCCTTATTGCGCGCAACGCCGCCGCAGAAGGAATGGTACTTTTAAAGAACGAAAGCAACACATTGCCTTACAACAACAAAGCTCAGAACATTGCACTCTTTGGCATTACTTCATACAACTTTATAGCCGGTGGCACTGGTAGCGGCGATGTTAATGAGGCCTACACCATTTCGTTACTGGACGGGTTATCTAACGCCGGCTTTAAAGCAGACCAGGGACTGAAATCGCTTTATGTACCATTTGTAGCAAATGAGGCCGACAAAGAACGTAAACGCCGTGAAGATAATGGTGGCATACTGGCTACACCAAAAAAAATGCCCGAACTGCTATTACAGGATGACCAGATTGCTAAGGCCGCAGATCAAAATGCGGTAGCTATAATTACCGTAGGTCGTAATTCCGGTGAAAATGGCGACCGCCAGCTTGCAGCCGATTTCTATCTGGCAAATGATGAGATTACGCTGCTAAACAAGGTGTCAAAACACTTTCACCAAAAAGGGAAAAAAGTAATTGTGATACTTAACCTGGGCGGCGTGATAGAAACAAACAGCTGGAAAGATAAGACTGATGCTATTTTACTGGCCTGGCAGCCCGGACAGGAAAGTGGCAATGCCGTAGCCGATGTTTTATCGGGCAGGGTAAATCCATCAGGCAAACTAACAATGACATTTCCTGTAGACTTTAACAACAATCCTTCGGCAGCAAACTGGCCGGGTACACCTGCCACTAATCCAGAAGAGGTATCGTATGAAGAAGGTATTTATGTAGGTTACCGCTATTTTACCACATTTGGCATAAAGCCGTCTTATGAGTTTGGTTTTGGCAAGTCGTATAGCTCATTTGCTTATACGGGTTTAAAAATAAGCGCAAAAGAATTACAGGATGAAGTAACCGTAACAGCCACGATAAAAAACTCAGGTCAGGTTGCCGGTAAAGAAGTTGCAGAACTATACATTTCTGCACCCGGTATAAGCCAGGACAAGCCTGTAAAGGAACTTAAGGCGTTTGCCAAAACCTCCAGCCTTGCACCCGGCGCTTCAGAAACAGTAACTTTTAAATTATCTAAAAGAGATTTTGCGTCGTTTAACAGTATAACAAATACCTGGACAGTAGAACCAGGTACCTATCGTATAGCTGTAGGCTCATCATCAGCTGACCTTAAGCTGGAAGGCACAATAAATGTAGCACAGGAAAAAGCGGTAGAAAAAGTGGGTGACGCCTTTGCTCAGGACAGCACACTTACAGAAATAAAGCCATAA
- a CDS encoding SusC/RagA family TonB-linked outer membrane protein — translation MQKRHFVLFFLFILTGAWAQGIRVTGTVRDDAGASLPEANIMVKGSSVSSATDMDGNFTIEVPSADAVLEISYMGLLTQEVKVGNQTAINVQLTTDVKALDEVVIVAYGTQNRRNVTGSVQTVNANDIKDQPVPQLTQKLQGKLAGVQITQNTGIPGQGMTVRIRGAASISSGSDPLYVVDGFPLQGNIANINPDEIESLTVLKDASSTSLYGSRAANGVVLITTKRGKKGQNKFSVNMYSGLQAIPDKGKPDMMNARQFAQFKKEVAEERGQQVPAMFQNPDQYGKGTNWFDAVTREAIIQNYNLTFSSATEKSSTSIVAGFNKTEGVLLNSNYNRISLRANTDYKFSDNIKVGFNIAPTFTSNSTPQSDGIWYNGANIIQSALLTSPIASYKNADGTIPLAIGDQYGTAAGPNWYNQVQVVKNKSKQLGLLSNAFVEIKPLKDFTFKSMIGVDAGNSVSDSFYPSTAGNLFNPPNEGDATRISASHGNSWAYSWLWENTLGYSKTVGEHNFEALVGYTVQAAHSESGSLNGRGFPDNRVQTINAATIVTGSTDVQDWSLASVVSRVNYNYKGRYLLSAALRRDGSSRFGSDNKWGNFPSVSAGWIVSDESFIPENNVLSFMKIRSAYGITGNNNIGNYLQYANVVATNNPFNDQLLNGSSVAGLNNTALGWETTKQVDAGIDLNFFNDRIRFVYDYYHKTTDNLLYSVEIPISSGFYNYTTNIGKIAFWGHEFTLGTVNLTGDFKWNTDFNISFNRNKALELGTANAAIYGDMTITQVGKPFGQLYGLVWDGVYATQEEFDNSPHHEGAELGSVKYKDMNGDGIVTNDTRDQRVLGNTAPKFNYGFTNTFSYKNFDLSVVCQGAYGNKIINMADRFTGNLDGSFNVLSDLQNRWRSEENPGNGKWGKASGNTGPERDWSSSKWMYNGSYLTIKNVSLGYSFSNASADYLKGLRLYASVQQLYVFTKYPGGNPEVSAGAGLFSGVDYTTYPVPRTFTFGINYNF, via the coding sequence ATGCAAAAAAGGCACTTCGTGCTTTTCTTTCTCTTTATCCTTACCGGTGCCTGGGCACAGGGGATAAGAGTTACAGGTACTGTTCGTGATGATGCAGGAGCCTCCCTGCCCGAAGCAAACATTATGGTTAAGGGTTCGTCTGTTTCCTCAGCTACAGATATGGACGGTAACTTTACCATCGAAGTACCATCTGCTGATGCTGTACTGGAAATTAGCTACATGGGCTTGTTAACCCAGGAAGTTAAAGTGGGTAACCAAACAGCTATAAATGTACAGCTTACAACCGATGTAAAGGCACTGGATGAAGTAGTTATTGTAGCATACGGAACCCAAAACAGGCGCAACGTAACCGGTTCTGTACAAACAGTAAATGCCAACGATATTAAAGACCAGCCGGTACCACAACTTACACAAAAGCTACAGGGTAAACTTGCCGGTGTGCAGATAACCCAAAATACAGGGATACCCGGCCAGGGCATGACCGTGCGTATTCGTGGGGCGGCATCCATATCATCCGGCAGCGATCCGCTTTATGTGGTAGACGGATTTCCGCTTCAGGGTAATATTGCTAACATTAACCCAGATGAAATTGAAAGCCTTACCGTACTTAAAGACGCATCATCTACATCGCTATATGGTTCGCGTGCGGCAAATGGTGTGGTGCTGATTACTACAAAAAGAGGAAAGAAAGGGCAAAATAAATTCTCGGTAAACATGTATTCCGGCCTACAGGCAATACCCGATAAAGGCAAGCCTGATATGATGAACGCACGCCAGTTTGCCCAGTTTAAAAAAGAAGTGGCTGAAGAACGCGGGCAGCAGGTTCCTGCAATGTTCCAGAATCCAGATCAGTATGGCAAAGGTACTAACTGGTTTGATGCCGTTACCCGCGAAGCTATCATACAAAACTATAACCTTACCTTCTCATCTGCTACAGAGAAATCGAGCACCTCTATAGTAGCCGGATTCAACAAGACTGAAGGTGTATTGTTAAACTCAAATTATAACCGTATCTCACTACGTGCCAATACTGATTATAAGTTTAGCGATAACATTAAAGTTGGGTTTAACATAGCCCCTACATTTACATCTAACAGCACCCCACAGAGTGACGGTATATGGTACAACGGTGCAAACATTATACAATCTGCACTACTTACCTCTCCCATTGCTTCTTATAAAAATGCCGACGGAACTATTCCATTAGCTATAGGCGACCAGTACGGAACGGCTGCCGGGCCTAACTGGTACAACCAGGTACAGGTGGTTAAGAATAAATCAAAACAACTGGGCTTACTATCAAATGCTTTTGTAGAAATAAAGCCTTTAAAAGACTTTACCTTTAAAAGTATGATAGGTGTAGATGCGGGCAATTCAGTATCAGACTCTTTCTACCCTTCTACAGCGGGTAACCTGTTTAACCCGCCAAATGAAGGCGATGCAACGCGCATAAGTGCTTCTCACGGTAACAGTTGGGCATATTCATGGCTTTGGGAAAATACGCTTGGCTATAGTAAAACTGTTGGCGAACATAATTTTGAAGCACTTGTGGGTTATACAGTCCAGGCAGCACATTCTGAAAGCGGCAGCCTTAACGGGCGTGGTTTTCCAGATAACAGGGTACAAACCATAAATGCAGCAACCATTGTTACAGGATCTACAGATGTGCAGGACTGGAGCCTGGCCTCTGTTGTGTCAAGAGTAAATTATAATTATAAAGGCAGGTACCTGCTTTCGGCAGCACTAAGGAGAGACGGTTCTTCAAGGTTTGGATCTGATAACAAATGGGGTAATTTTCCATCAGTATCAGCAGGGTGGATTGTTTCTGACGAGTCGTTTATCCCAGAAAACAATGTGCTTTCATTTATGAAGATAAGGAGTGCTTATGGTATTACCGGTAATAACAACATAGGCAATTACCTGCAATATGCAAATGTAGTGGCTACCAATAACCCGTTTAACGACCAGCTGCTAAACGGCAGCAGCGTAGCAGGGCTTAACAACACTGCATTAGGATGGGAAACCACCAAGCAGGTAGATGCAGGTATAGACCTCAACTTTTTTAATGACAGGATAAGGTTTGTATACGACTACTACCACAAAACCACCGATAACTTATTGTATTCTGTAGAAATACCTATCTCATCTGGGTTTTACAACTACACCACAAATATTGGCAAGATTGCCTTTTGGGGTCATGAATTTACCCTGGGTACTGTAAATCTTACCGGAGATTTTAAGTGGAATACTGATTTCAACATTTCATTTAACCGAAACAAAGCCCTTGAGCTTGGTACTGCAAATGCAGCAATATATGGCGACATGACCATAACACAGGTAGGCAAGCCATTCGGGCAGCTGTATGGCCTGGTGTGGGATGGTGTATATGCAACCCAGGAAGAGTTTGATAATTCACCTCATCATGAAGGTGCAGAACTGGGGAGTGTTAAATATAAGGACATGAATGGTGATGGTATAGTAACTAACGATACCAGAGATCAGCGTGTGCTGGGTAATACGGCACCAAAATTTAACTACGGCTTTACCAATACCTTTAGCTATAAAAACTTCGACCTTTCTGTAGTGTGCCAGGGGGCTTATGGTAATAAGATCATCAATATGGCAGACCGTTTTACCGGTAACCTTGACGGTTCTTTCAACGTGCTTAGCGATTTACAAAACAGGTGGAGGTCTGAAGAAAATCCCGGTAACGGAAAATGGGGTAAGGCATCTGGCAATACAGGCCCTGAGCGCGACTGGTCAAGCTCTAAATGGATGTACAACGGCAGTTACCTAACTATTAAAAATGTATCATTAGGTTACAGTTTTTCTAATGCGAGTGCAGACTATCTTAAAGGACTCCGCCTGTATGCCAGCGTACAGCAACTGTATGTGTTTACAAAATATCCGGGCGGTAACCCAGAGGTTTCGGCAGGTGCCGGATTATTCTCAGGTGTTGATTACACTACATACCCGGTTCCGAGGACGTTTACCTTTGGTATAAACTATAATTTCTAA
- a CDS encoding RagB/SusD family nutrient uptake outer membrane protein: MKTKILSILIAAALLSACDDDFLTKLPETVVPAENFYKTDADFKLATVGMYAPLRNLYGTGLADYGAWTMGEMRSDNTIFIYNSQNRGYADREYVDEFIDDANGGAISNKYQNDYIIIGRANKILSTIDAADFDQVQKDNYKGQALFMRAFAYFDLVQYFGDVPLVLVPPTTYAETIVGRTATATVYEQIIADATLAATLMPNKATQQTGFVANGAAYTLLGNVHIVLKQWAQAEQALLNVQGYSLVADYASIYSPSNKNNQESIFEVQYFDGPTAGVSSNFAYNFLPVLANPGVIDGFPDGNSNSYAGWNTPTPELLASYEAGDLRKAASIGFYTGEGYTNIPYIKKYVHGAEIAPNTNDNWPVYRYAEVLLFLAEAANEQGKPEALSYLNLVHANTRTGLAPITNTNQNDLRDLISQERKIELAFENKRWLDLVRTGTALQVMNAQGANVLANPQAYYFPANVTPPGYVVSDKHLLFPIPQREIRINPLLTQNPGY; the protein is encoded by the coding sequence ATGAAAACGAAGATACTATCTATACTTATTGCGGCTGCCTTACTGAGTGCCTGCGACGACGATTTTTTAACTAAGCTACCGGAAACCGTGGTTCCCGCAGAGAACTTTTATAAAACCGATGCCGATTTTAAACTGGCTACTGTGGGTATGTATGCCCCGTTACGTAACCTTTATGGCACCGGGCTTGCCGATTATGGCGCATGGACAATGGGCGAAATGCGGTCTGATAACACCATATTTATTTATAACTCACAAAACCGTGGCTATGCAGACAGGGAGTATGTAGATGAATTTATTGATGATGCTAATGGTGGCGCTATAAGCAATAAGTACCAAAATGATTATATTATTATAGGCAGGGCTAACAAGATATTAAGCACTATAGATGCTGCAGATTTTGACCAGGTACAAAAAGACAATTACAAAGGCCAGGCACTGTTTATGAGGGCTTTTGCGTATTTTGACCTCGTGCAGTATTTTGGCGACGTGCCACTGGTATTGGTTCCGCCAACAACCTATGCAGAAACCATTGTGGGCAGGACAGCAACAGCAACAGTGTATGAGCAAATAATTGCCGATGCCACCCTTGCAGCCACCCTTATGCCAAACAAAGCAACACAGCAAACCGGTTTTGTAGCAAACGGTGCGGCATATACCCTGTTGGGCAATGTGCATATTGTATTAAAACAATGGGCGCAGGCAGAGCAGGCATTACTAAATGTGCAGGGTTACAGCCTTGTAGCAGATTATGCTAGTATCTACAGCCCTTCTAACAAAAATAACCAGGAATCAATTTTTGAAGTGCAATATTTTGATGGCCCAACTGCAGGCGTATCAAGCAATTTTGCTTATAACTTCCTGCCTGTATTAGCAAATCCGGGTGTGATAGACGGTTTTCCTGATGGCAACAGTAATTCTTATGCAGGATGGAACACCCCAACGCCGGAACTTCTGGCGTCTTATGAAGCAGGCGATTTAAGAAAAGCGGCTTCAATAGGGTTTTACACCGGCGAAGGTTATACAAACATTCCTTACATTAAAAAGTATGTACATGGTGCTGAAATTGCACCAAATACTAATGACAACTGGCCGGTTTACCGCTATGCAGAAGTACTGCTGTTTTTAGCCGAAGCCGCTAATGAGCAGGGCAAACCCGAGGCGCTATCGTATCTTAATTTAGTACATGCCAATACAAGAACCGGCCTTGCCCCTATTACAAATACAAACCAGAACGACCTGCGCGACCTTATAAGCCAGGAGCGTAAAATAGAACTGGCTTTTGAAAACAAGCGCTGGTTAGACCTTGTGCGTACCGGCACGGCATTACAGGTTATGAACGCCCAGGGAGCAAATGTACTGGCTAACCCACAGGCATACTATTTCCCTGCTAATGTTACTCCTCCGGGTTATGTTGTAAGCGATAAGCACCTGCTATTCCCTATACCGCAGCGCGAAATACGCATTAACCCTCTTTTAACCCAAAATCCGGGTTACTAA